The stretch of DNA acctCAGGGCCCGAAGCACATCCACGGGCGATGCACCTGGAGGAGTCCACGTAGGTCAAGGGGAGGGACGTGGTCTCAGGAGGGCCCAAAGAAGGGGCACCTGGGCCTAGAGCTCAGCTTCCTGGGGCTCAAACTCCCTGGAAGATAAGTTACCTCTCCCTTACTTGCTCTTGAACGGGCCTGAATGGATGGGAAACGAAGGTCACCTGGAAAAAGGCAGGGCTGACCCTGGACTCGGCTGGGGCCACCCTGGaccccttcctcccagcctctctccctctctccatctttcaGCCTATGAATCTGTCTATATTCTCTCTTAGTCTCGCTCTCAtctctccacctgcctccccaTTCCTCTGGCTCTGTATCTGTTGGTCCTTCTCTCTCCCGTCTCTTCTGTCTTCCTTCATTTCCCTGAcacatctttccttttctctctcttactcCCCTTCCGTATCTTTTAGTCTCTGGCCTCTGTCCCGAGTCTCCAGCATAAACAACATCTGGGCAAACGATCATCCTGGCCACGGGAGGTGCAGGGGGGCCAccaggagggagcagagaggcagCTCTATGGGGAGAAGGCTTCAAGCTGTTGCTCTTCCCatttggggaggtggggatgaTGGAGGGGAAGGAGATACAAGAAAGAGTCACACCAGCGGCCTGGGTCCTGGGCTTGGGAGATGGGTTAGGAGGGCGGGGGCGAGAGGGGAGCTCAGCTGCCACGCGGAGCCGGAGCAGGTCCAGGGCCCCAAGCCACACATCTGTGGATCCCATCAGAGTCCTTGCCCAAAATCCAGGCAAGCTCCCCACACCTGGAACTGcgaccctgccccaccccacccccacctcccaggatcCAAAGACGACTCAGGCCACTAGCGCTGTGCACGCAGAACTCAGCTGCCGAGGGTCACCTCTCCCTCACCTTCTCCCCAGGACACATACTTCTCACACCATCAGCTCCAGATTGGAGACATCCCAAAGAAAGTTCCAGCAAAACTTTCATAGAAgtgtggggcagggcaggggctggagtgatcaggagagcagagctgggtggggtgggtgaggTGGGGCGGGCAGGCAGAGAAAAGGCCCTTTGAGTCCAGAAGCCGGGAAACCACGGCCttgccccctcccacctccctgccctaGCCTGGCCCCCGCGTGTGGCAGCTCTGCAAACACCAACACACAAGGACTGCTTTGAGAGACGAAGGGTAAgtgagacagagacacagagactcACAGAGACCCCAGGCCAAGGAGACCTCGgaggcccccacctccaccaaacCCCAGGAAAGTGCAGTTCCATCCTATAGACGACTACCCGCAGGTCTGCCCACTCATCTTCCACTTCAAGCCATGTATGTGCCGCACTGTCACTGGCCTCAGTCCGTCCCAGTGTCCCCACTGGTGGCCCTGTCACCCTCATCGTTCTACCTCTGGCCCCTCAAAGGCCCCATCCTTTCCTCTCATGAATCCCACACTAACTCATTTCCCCACGGAGACCGACTCTACCCACTCAGCACCCAAATAACATCTCAGCCATCTCCCTGCCTCCATGTTAAAGGAGCGCTTTTCTCCCTAAAAAAGATTCCTGGAGTCCTCAGACATCCCACGCTTCACTTTTCTGTCCCTGAGCTTCATGCTCCTCCTATCTTGAAAGGTCTTTCTTCTGTAATCGAATCTAAATTCTTTATGTGGCTTTCTGACCATTTTCTCTCCTGAGCAGAGAAGAAATGAATATTCAAATTATATGCAAATCACCCCCCCCAGTGTTTCCAGGGGTTGGTGGACTTGTTCCAGTCTGCCTAGTACCCAGGTACTCCCAGACTCCTCTGCGATGTCAAATCCCCTTTCCTAGGAGCTAGGACTTCTGGATCctgggaaaaagaaggaaaagactgGGACGGTGGATGCCCGGGTCCCAAGGGGAGCCTGGCTGgccggagggggaggggtggggcaggaatGCAAAGAGCTGGCTCCTGCCTCAGACACCTGATCCTGGCCTGTCCAGCGGCCGTCCTGCTGGCAGCCAGCCCCAATGCTCCCCAGAGCCAGCCGCGTGGCAGCGTCGAGGGCacagggaggggggaaggggatcCTGTTGGGGAAGCCAGTGGGACAAATGGTCCAGGCATCCCTTCCTTCTCTGTTGTGACCCAAGGATGCTCCCCTCTCAAGCTCAGAGATGCAGACAGAAAGACCAGAAAACAAATGTGTAACCTTCACCCATCGACACTGGCATCTAGCCCTGACTCCAGCACAGGCTGGACCACTCAGACCCTGCTGGAGGACCCCAGCATCCAGCCCCACTCACCCCGCTCAGGTGATTGATCCTCCACCATTCAGCTTTATCTGCCTTCCCTTAATCACTTCAAGGAGGGAAAGAGATCCCCACTCTGGCTCCAAGGAACCCAGATGTCTTGCCCTCCAGCCCAGACTCTTGACCCCTCAAATCCCATTCTCTGACTCCGACGCTACCCTCACTCCTCAGGCATCAGCTGTCCCCTGTCCGGAGGTATGTGGAGCTCCAGCCTGACCCAGGGGTTGGGACTCCCCTTACCTGCCCAGGCCGGGGCCGCGCTCAGCCCAAGCACCAGCGGTACAAGCAGGAGGAGGCGATGGCAGCGGCTGCACCGCTCCATGGCTGGCGCCCGGAACGCCAGGTCCCAGGGACCCAGGGGCCGCCGGAGCCGTTGGACGCCCTGAGGCTGACAAGAGAGGGTGAGCGGGCTTGGACGCCGGGGTCCCGAAAGAAGTCAGAAGCTGTCGGGTGGCGACAGCTCTCAGTCGCTCAGCTCCATGCAGCGAGGCGCCGTCGGGGCTCCGGCGCTGCTCCCTCCTCGGTGGCCGCCGCTCCTGTGTGTCCCCGGCCACCCCAGCggcccagagcccccaccccgctcccgcccccggcccagcctcctcctccaacCTCCCGCCCACAGGCACCGAAGAGGAACCCCACCCTCAATCTCCAcctggtggtggcggtggtgcagGGTGcgaaagggaaccctccctcgCTGACCCTCGGACCGCCCTCTCTGCTTCTTGCAGGCACTCAGTGGTCTGAAGCCTAGGATTCTCTTTTCGGGAACCCCAATAGCTCTTCTCCAGTCTCCTTCGCTTTTGGGGGGACCGAGACGTTCAGTCACAACCTCCCTCCCGGTTCCTCCCCCTTGGGGGCCCAGAGCCCCCTTAGAGCAGAGTCCTGGGCGGGATTTAGGGCACAGTGGGAGGGGAGAGGCGGGCCTGGGGGTCGCTACCTCCCCTCACCCCATCAAGTCTCCATAATTATTTCCCCTCGCCCCGCCCGGGGTAATTACAGAGCGGGCCCGAGGCGGGGTATTTATAGACAAGGCTATAGATAGAGACTGGAGAAGACCTGCAACTCGACGGTCGCGGGGAGcgcggtggggcgggggtggcgggCGGTCAGAGACCCACAAACAGGCTAATCAGGTCCCAGGAGATGAAAGGGGGAACGACGCAAGGGCGCCCGGGAGCCCAGGTGGAAAGGCAGCCAGTGGAGAGGTGAGGGGGCCGTCGACGCTGGTTGGCAGAGTCCGGGGACATGGGGTCACTCGGGGACGAGAGGCCGCCTCCAGGCGGGCAACGCCTGAGGAGGCCGGGCGCTCAGCGCCCAGTGCGCCCCCACGAACGGGCACGGCGCCGGGTCTGCCCGGAGCCCGCGGCGCGGCTGGAGGGAAGACCAGAGCGAGCTGAGGCGCCGCCGCCCGCTGGCGCTTGGAGGGCGCAAGCGAACAAGGCGCCTTTGAGAGTCCGCCGCCCCCCTTCCTCCTccggccggccccgcccccagcctggcacatccTTCCCCCCCTCCGCGACAAAGCGCGCCTTGTGTCCCCCACCCTGCGCCCGCCTCTCAGGCCCCAGGGAACTTCGGCGGCGTGAAGGGAGCCCTTCGAAGCTCCGACCGGATACCCGCCACCCCACCACGCGGCCCGAGGCAGCGCTAGCCCCCAACCCCAATACAGACGCCTCAGTCCTGAAAACAGCGATTTTAATTTGAAAGCGACTTTTAAGTGAGTgaaagagaggggaaaggaaCCCCGGAGAGAAGAGCTGCAGGGCAAAAATCATGCATCCCCTGCAGCCCGTCTCTGCTGGCGGGCCAACCCCCCTCAAGTCTCAGGCCAGGATCCTGTGTTCGCGGCCTACACTGTGTgcgcccagggctgggggcagagctGTGACGGTTAGGGCGTGAGGACTACTCACCGGAGCACCCCTGCCCTGCCATCACAGCCCAGGCCCCTTCCCAAAGTTagacaggaggggctgggggggggggcaaggccAGTGCTGAAGAGCCCCAGGGACAGACATCTCAGGGCCCTGCCTTTCCCAAATACCACCTCCACCACTGGCATTTCTTAGTCAACCTGGGAAAGTACAGTACTTCTTTGAGTCTAACTGCAAGTCTCTATcctcagaggaaattaaaaatagcagATGGGTTCCTACATCTCCACCCTCCCCTTAACCACCaccacctttttatttttcagtctgacTGCAGAAGGAGGTGAAGTGTGAGAGGGGACTCTGGACAGGAGACAACAgcagcacccccctccccttcttcctctaaCCAAGCCCCCATCTGCCAGGCTTGGTTAGAGGAAGGCCTGTCAGAGCCTTACTCCCATGTCCATCAGTCTGGGGGGCCTGCCCCCCAATATCCatctctgggggagttcccatttccACTCTTCAGATGGGGGGCTAAGTGAGGCAAGATGGGAAGGAAGCAAGGTCCTGGGAGCACGACCAGTGCTTTGTGCTGGGGGAAGGAGAGGTCTTTTCAGGCAGGGGGTGAGAAAGTACCCCAAAGCATGGCAGACCCAGACGAATGCAGAGACTCGAGGCCACTGCAGGGCCAGGTCCAGTCCTCGCAGTGATGGGGGGTGCTCTCTGGCTTGGGATGTCAAGCAAACCCTTGGAGGATTTACAGACCCACCACCCCACGTGGAGGTCTCGGTTCTGCCCTGTACTGCTCACCCCACCAGATCCTGGGAACaccgcccctccccaccctgccccaacGCTCGGAGTCCCTCTCTGATGTGCCCTCCTCAAGCGTGAGGAACACCACGTCTGGGTGTGGGCTCAGGCCAGCTGGTGGGGAGCCTCAAGCATCTCCATGAGGAAGGTGTCGATGGGGGTGTCGCCAATGAGCTTGAAGAAAAACAGATGCTCTAGACACTTAAGGCCTATGGACCTGAGAGCAGGAAGACGCAGCAGCAGCTTGGCGAAcctgaggaggggaggggagaagcggAGTGAGAGCTGGAGGCACTTGGGCCCTGAACATAACATTatgccccacccacccactccagGTCCTGCGGGAGCCTCAGTTCTCACAACCCCTCAGACCCACAGCTGCTTCTCACCGTCCCTGCTGCTCAGGGTACTTCTGTTTGCAATAGGTCTCCAGTGACGCGTACACTTTCTCCCGCAGGACCTCAACCTCACTGGGGTTGGAGAGGCCCTTGGCATCTGGGATGgcaggggaagagaaaggaagacaaatcAGATCAGGACAAACATGGTCCTGTGACCCACCTGATGTCCCTTTTTGGGCCCCACCTACATGCCCTTCAGCAGACGCCTGGCAAGGGAGGCAGGGCGCAGTGGGTTTGTGGGATGGGGTCAGAAAGAGAATCTTATCAGTGGGGACGGGGGTTTCTTGTCAGCTGGGAGCTTTTGAGGTAGAGGGTCTTACTGAGGGGGATAGCTGGGTAACTTAGGAGTCTCCGAAGAAGAGGAGGCTCCAAGGCTGCCTTGGTCTTGAGAGACAGGGGTGATCTTCCTCTTACCTGGATTGAACAGAATGATTGCCCTCAGGCAGCCAAGTTCTGTCTTGTCCATCCTCATGTCACGCATTTTGGACACTAGCTCTGTCAGCACCCTGGAGAGGGACCTGCAGGTCACTCAAAGGTCACAGCTCAGCCAGCCTTGGACACGGACCAGCCTATAGCCCCACCCCCTCTACCTAGAGGCCAGCCTAGCCGAGGGCCACTGACCGGTCAAAGATGGCTCCCACGCCTGCCGAATGGGCTGAGTTGCGGTGCACGTGAAGACCTGTGGCGAGGAGGATGCCATCCCGGACGTCAATGGACCGGtgagagaaggaggcaatgaggaGCTCGTTCCAGCCTGGGTGGGGGGCAGCGAGGGTCAGGAGCCGGGGATCAGGCCACGGGATTCAAAGCATATcaggggaagagaagaggaggtgGCAAGGTCAATGAGATCGGCTCCCCGAATTGGCAAGGTAAGGCCACTGGAGTCTCTGAAGGTTGGGAGGTCCGAGAGGGGTCAAAGGACAAGAGGTCCAAGGGGTCCAAGGCCACTGACCTGCCCGTAGCAGTATGACCTGGTCATCCAGAGGCAAGGAGGAGAAGTGTGGGATCCTCTTCGCCCACTCAACAAGTGTGAAGAGCTGTTTGTCAGCTGCCTGACAGATGTTAGTCACAGGGTCATTCGGCTGCGGGGGATGAGGGGTGAGAGTCACGGAAGGTTTGCAAGTACACTGGGAGCCCCCTCACTTAAGAGGCTGTTGACACCCACTCCTTATGAGCCCCATCTGAAGCAAGTCCTTCTCTCTGGCATTCATGAAAACAGTGATTTATCTGGGACTTGCCTGCGGTTCTGCAAGTGGGTTGTCTGGGGAGCAGGGACAGAGGATGCTACCACACCCACCTGGGAGGTTTGAGAGACCCTGCTTGGAGGACTTCCAGTCCCGGGGAGTGTTAAGTGGGTTGTAAAGggaaggcgggggagggggagagagagcgGACCTAGACccggccccccccaccccatcaggaGGAAGAGTAGACTGACTCCACCACTCACGCTGCTGCCGCTACCCCCGGTTCCCCCAGGACCCTCAACGCCCTGGTCACTCTTCTGCTCCACGGCAAGCTCTGCCTCCAGGATCCTGTCCACGGGCATCTCCTCAggggctcccccagccccctccccatccccgtCCTTGTCCTTCCCTCGCTGGCGCTCCTCCTGTACCGCTGcgggggaagaaggaaggagaaaaaagtggAAAGTCAGCAGCCAGTTATGAGGAGATTCCAAAACGTCCTTAGGGCCTTATCAAGGTCTCATGGCCTTTAGGAGATATTTATAGAAATTGCAAAAGTCACTTGAAACAACAGCAGACGTGGGGCAGTCTAGAAGCAAGCATCATAAAAGGACAGATAAATAAACCaagaaggagaagtaaaaggGTGGGTACAGGAATAAGGGAGAAACCTAACATTTAAATTGAGGGTCTACTTCACACTAAGAAACAAACTAGGCACACATTAACATTCACTCAATTATTATAACAACCCTGTGGGCGCTTCtccccatttttatatttttctttgttttctggtcttttttatttttttaaaagatttttattttttctattatagttgatttacaatgttctgtccccatttttaaagataatgaatttggagttcccattgtggctcagtggaatcgaatctgactggtatccatgaagatgtgggttcaatccctggcctcgctcagtgggttaaggatctggcgttgctgtgagctgtggtgtaggttgcagacgcggcttggatcccacatggctgtggctctggcgtaggccagtggctacagttctgattggacccctagcctgggagcctccatatgccacaggtgtggccctaaaaaacaaaacaaaacaacaacaacaaaaaagacaaaaaaaaaaaagaattccagaatCAGATTTCAGAAGATAAGCTAGAGatttaaaagagggaaagaagccCTGACGTCTTCAGTAAAGGCTGTAGCTTAAGAGGGCAGAATCCTAGAGTTTGCAGGAGAGAACACAGGGAACAGGGAGATGGAGACCAGAGTGGATGCCCTGGGTCAGAGAGGAAGAACTCTTTAGGTTAGAGAAGGTGAGCGAGGTGGGGAAGGAGAAGTGATCCTAGCCTAGCACCAGACCAGGGAGGCGCTGGAGGTGCAGGTCACAGGGGCAGAAGCATTAAGAAGGAAACTCAAGGGACCAGACCAGGGTCCCAGGGAGGAGAGCTGAagagaggagcagagaaaaatcaaacacCGCCCtctggaggagagaaagaagagtccGGCCTTCCTGAGATACAGTCTGTGCTGAGGTCTTCCCTctacctcctgcctcctctcccactGGGCAGACTGGGAGGCCTACGTGAGGAGGCCCTTACCCTCCCGCTTCATGCCTGTGGCCAGGCACTTCTGATAGCGGCAGTACTGACAGCGGTTCCGCTGGCGCTTGTCCACCGTGCAGTCCTTGTTGTCCCGGCACGAGTAGGTCAGGTCCTTACGGATGGTGCGCTTGAAGAAGCCTTTGCAGCCCTCACAGCTGTAAACCCCGTAGTGTTTGCCTACAATGGGAGAGGAAGAGCAATAAGACTGTGTGTAGACCCTGCACCACAAACATGCTTgccaccctccccccagcaaATCTAGTTTAAGTCTGCTCTTTGTTTGCCAAGTAGAGAGATGGGGAACCAGGATGTGAGGGATGATCCAGCCTCACTCTTCTTATGTTCAAAACCCTacaccagccccctcctccctctgaccACTCCACAtcccaaatctgagctgcaggttcTTTAACTCTCATCAGAGCTCCCCAGCTCACTTGCTCTAATGCAACCTCAGTGGCCCCTGGGAATCCCACAGGTGATGGTATGTGGAacactctttcttcctccctcctggtCCTCTGAGTCTCATACCTGAGCTTCGGTCCCCGCAGATTGCACATAGCCGTTTGCCAgccccagggccacctggagggGGTGGACAGTGCAGGCCCCGGACCCCTAAGACTGGTGGCTTCACATCTTCAGGGGGGCCAGACCCACCCCCAGGGAGCGACACTGTTGAGTTAATCTGGGATGGGGGAAATAGGGAAGTCACAGGAAGACTCATTGGGAAGGATAATTTTTCAGAGGTGACAGAAATCACTCCCTACCACTAGGCAGGGCCCTGCATTGCACACTACAAAGGGCATTATTGACACTGCAGTGCCCATGAAGGGCCACCCCCAATGAGCACAACCCCAAAGAGGATGAGATATAAAGGTCCCCCTGAAATTGTGCAACACAATGGCCCCGAAGGCTTGTATCTCAGAAGGGCAGCTGGgacaaaaagggcaaaaaaaaaaaaaaaaaaaaaaaaaaaaaaacaatcactaATAGATGGAAAGGGACATCAAGAACACCTGGGTTCTTTTATAGGGTCGGGGAGGAGGCATGTACTGAACGATCAGTCACTTCAGGAAGGGCAAGGGGTCTCGAAAGGACTTCAGGCCTGGCAGGTCAAGGGGCCATGGGGAAGTTCACTCAAGGATGTGGAGTCACAGGAAAACAGGAAATGAAAGTGGAGAGGCAGGAAGTGGGTCACAACCTCTCACCTGGGGACTGCTGACAGGCCCGGAGAATCCTGGGGGAGCTGGAGGGGGCAGACCAGGGGACCCCATGGAAGAGCTGATGACTGGAAAGGGGGAGCCCAGTGGGGGGGGTGgcatcgggggtgggggtggggccccaGAGCCTCCAAGGGATGCAGCTGCTGAAGGTGGTAGGGGTGGcccaggaggagaagggggagcgGCCCCCTGGGGAAGGGGATTTGGGGAGGAACTGTCTGGGCTTCGGGAGTCTGGGGAGGGGTACACACAGGCAGACACAGACAggagagacaaaaagagaaaatgagtctTCGATCATCCAACCGGAGacttttaattctttctctgATCCCCcaccgcacccccaccccaccccaccccacccaccccttccTAAGTTCAGAGGTACCCTGCTGTCAAACAACGGCTTAACTCCTAACTGTGGTGAGAGGAAGGGGTTGCCAAAGAAGAGGACAGTTCAGGTGAGGCACGTTCCAAGCAATGCATTTGGtcaccccaggcctggggcaTCTCGTGTGGGTGGGGCAGCACGTGGTGTGGACCAGTCAGCACCTCCATTCCCAGTTTGGAGCCAAACCAAGCAGGGAAAAGAGACAGGCGGAAGAGACCCCTCCTAGGACGCAGAATCTGCCTTCAAACGTCCAGAATCCTCAAGCTCAAGGTCTACTGTCCCACTCCTGGGATCTCAGGAGTGTAAGGCCTCAAGCGGCCGGCCACCCCTCGGACGGCGGAAGCTCCccttccccgccccgccccgggggGAGGGCGCTAAGGCCCTCGGGAGGGAGGGGACGCGTGTTTACAAACAAGGGGGCGGGAGCGCCTGGGAAAGAGCATCAGGGGAGGGGGGGTAGGGGCTGCTGATAACGCGGTCACTGCCTTGCCTGTCCGTCTGTTAGGACACTCACCCCGCCCGCTGTCGCCCATCCCGTCCCGTCCAGCCTGCCCCGGCTCCGGCTCCGGGGTTTGTTGTTCTCcggctgccgctgccgccgccgccgctgcgggATCCAGCcagggccgccgccgccgccaccgggACGCGACCCCACAATGCATTTCTTTTCGCACCCCCACCGGCCCACACTGCCCTGCGGCATGCCGCTGGGGGAGGAAGGGCGGGCGAGCCGCCCAAGACATGATTCCTGGCTGAGTGTAGGGATGCCGAGAGGGTACCAGggattctcaagaactgatcggGGAATTCGGCTAGCACGAGGAAGCCCCAGAGAAAAAGACTTTGGCCTGAACCGAGTCAAATTAAGCGCTTCGCTCTGCTCTGTACCCAAATGACAGCGCCGATGTGGCAGCCATCTTGGTATAGACGGGAAGTCTCCGCGCTAGTTCCCGCCCCCTCGTCTAGTTGGAAACCGAGGAGGCGGTCTCCTCCAGCCTGTTAAGCGGCCTCGCCCAGCATCCCCTCAAATAACCTCCACACTCGCGCGTGCGCGCCAGGACAGGCGCGCTTCATAGCTACCGGGATGCGGCCATATTGGTAAAGTATTGGGACCAAGGTAGAACCGAATTCCCTGTTCTCGCGGGAGCTGGAGGTGGGACTGCCACGTCCGAGCAAACCGGGAAAGGAGAGGATCCCGGAGCCGGTGAGAATAGCCCGCTTTTCTCTGCTGTCCTTTCCAAGCCTTTTTTCTCAACTAGTGGGCCATAGAGACGAGGGCCCAGAGAGTCCAAGAGTGGAGGATCAAAGCCTAGAGCGGTATCCCGGGGGCCCTACATCCGGGAAGGGGTTCGGGATAAAGAAAACGAATCTTGGGGACAATGTGGGTGGGGACAGAATGGGACGGGGAAGCGGTCCATAGACGTGGACAGAGGGCGCTATCGGAGTAAAGCGGACCCTGTATAGGTATACAGTTGAGGGTCAAGTGGAGTCATTGTCTGTGTCCCTCTGGTCAGCGTGATGGCCAGAGGCCTGGGGGCCCCCCACAGGGTGGCCGTGGGACTGCTGACGTGGGCAGCCTTGGGGCTGCTAGTGGCCGGACACGGGGGTCATGGCGACCTGTACGAAGACCTGCAGGAGGACTtgcatggccacagccacaggcattcACATGAGGATTTCCACCATggacacagccatgcccatggccATGGCCATACTCATGAGAGCATCTGGCATGGGCATACCCACGGTCACGATCATGGACATTCACATGAGGATTTGCACCATGGCCATATTCATGGCGACTCCCATGAGAGCCTCTACCACCCAGGACACGGACATGACCATGAGCACAGCCATGGAGGCTATGGGGAATCTGGGGCTCCAGGCATCAAGCAGGACTTGG from Sus scrofa isolate TJ Tabasco breed Duroc chromosome 7, Sscrofa11.1, whole genome shotgun sequence encodes:
- the RXRB gene encoding retinoic acid receptor RXR-beta isoform X3, whose protein sequence is MPQGSVGRWGCEKKCIVGSRPGGGGGGPGWIPQRRRRQRQPENNKPRSRSRGRLDGTGWATAGGINSTVSLPGGGSGPPEDVKPPVLGVRGLHCPPPPGGPGAGKRLCAICGDRSSGKHYGVYSCEGCKGFFKRTIRKDLTYSCRDNKDCTVDKRQRNRCQYCRYQKCLATGMKREAVQEERQRGKDKDGDGEGAGGAPEEMPVDRILEAELAVEQKSDQGVEGPGGTGGSGSSPNDPVTNICQAADKQLFTLVEWAKRIPHFSSLPLDDQVILLRAGWNELLIASFSHRSIDVRDGILLATGLHVHRNSAHSAGVGAIFDRVLTELVSKMRDMRMDKTELGCLRAIILFNPDAKGLSNPSEVEVLREKVYASLETYCKQKYPEQQGRFAKLLLRLPALRSIGLKCLEHLFFFKLIGDTPIDTFLMEMLEAPHQLA
- the RXRB gene encoding retinoic acid receptor RXR-beta isoform X2, with amino-acid sequence MPQGSVGRWGCEKKCIVGSRPGGGGGGPGWIPQRRRRQRQPENNKPRSRSRGRLDGTGWATAGGINSTVSLPGGGSGPPEDVKPPVLGVRGLHCPPPPGGPGAGKRLCAICGDRSSGKHYGVYSCEGCKGFFKRTIRKDLTYSCRDNKDCTVDKRQRNRCQYCRYQKCLATGMKREAVQEERQRGKDKDGDGEGAGGAPEEMPVDRILEAELAVEQKSDQGVEGPGGTGGSGSSPNDPVTNICQAADKQLFTLVEWAKRIPHFSSLPLDDQVILLRAGWNELLIASFSHRSIDVRDGILLATGLHVHRNSAHSAGVGAIFDRSLSRVLTELVSKMRDMRMDKTELGCLRAIILFNPDAKGLSNPSEVEVLREKVYASLETYCKQKYPEQQGRFAKLLLRLPALRSIGLKCLEHLFFFKLIGDTPIDTFLMEMLEAPHQLA
- the RXRB gene encoding retinoic acid receptor RXR-beta, translated to MSWAARPPFLPQRHAAGQCGPVGVRKEMHCGVASRWRRRRPWLDPAAAAAAAAAGEQQTPEPEPGQAGRDGMGDSGRDSRSPDSSSPNPLPQGAAPPSPPGPPLPPSAAASLGGSGAPPPPPMPPPPLGSPFPVISSSMGSPGLPPPAPPGFSGPVSSPQINSTVSLPGGGSGPPEDVKPPVLGVRGLHCPPPPGGPGAGKRLCAICGDRSSGKHYGVYSCEGCKGFFKRTIRKDLTYSCRDNKDCTVDKRQRNRCQYCRYQKCLATGMKREAVQEERQRGKDKDGDGEGAGGAPEEMPVDRILEAELAVEQKSDQGVEGPGGTGGSGSSPNDPVTNICQAADKQLFTLVEWAKRIPHFSSLPLDDQVILLRAGWNELLIASFSHRSIDVRDGILLATGLHVHRNSAHSAGVGAIFDRVLTELVSKMRDMRMDKTELGCLRAIILFNPDAKGLSNPSEVEVLREKVYASLETYCKQKYPEQQGRFAKLLLRLPALRSIGLKCLEHLFFFKLIGDTPIDTFLMEMLEAPHQLA
- the RXRB gene encoding retinoic acid receptor RXR-beta isoform X1, coding for MSWAARPPFLPQRHAAGQCGPVGVRKEMHCGVASRWRRRRPWLDPAAAAAAAAAGEQQTPEPEPGQAGRDGMGDSGRDSRSPDSSSPNPLPQGAAPPSPPGPPLPPSAAASLGGSGAPPPPPMPPPPLGSPFPVISSSMGSPGLPPPAPPGFSGPVSSPQINSTVSLPGGGSGPPEDVKPPVLGVRGLHCPPPPGGPGAGKRLCAICGDRSSGKHYGVYSCEGCKGFFKRTIRKDLTYSCRDNKDCTVDKRQRNRCQYCRYQKCLATGMKREAVQEERQRGKDKDGDGEGAGGAPEEMPVDRILEAELAVEQKSDQGVEGPGGTGGSGSSPNDPVTNICQAADKQLFTLVEWAKRIPHFSSLPLDDQVILLRAGWNELLIASFSHRSIDVRDGILLATGLHVHRNSAHSAGVGAIFDRSLSRVLTELVSKMRDMRMDKTELGCLRAIILFNPDAKGLSNPSEVEVLREKVYASLETYCKQKYPEQQGRFAKLLLRLPALRSIGLKCLEHLFFFKLIGDTPIDTFLMEMLEAPHQLA